The stretch of DNA CCACCACATGCACCTTCAAACTCCACCACTTCACCATCAACAACAGCACCAGCACCCACAGCATGGGCTATAGCCCCTTCAATGTCCTCAGTTTCAAGACAGAAAACGACACCGTTTCCACCAACTTTCACCCTATtacaaaaataagtaaaaaaagaCAAGTATATTAAACagttttaaacaaatataaaaaaacaagttacattaaacaaatataaaaaacaagttacaataaaaatagaaaataattattaaatagtaaatctTATATTAAATAAGATAAAGTAAAAAAGAGTGCAAACcacgtttaaaaaaaataaactacagACAAAAACCAAAGAAATCACTGGAAAagcaaacaaataaaaagattacAGGAACTATagtacaaaacaaaataaaacaaatactGAATAAACAGACAAAAATAAACAACAgtaaaaaagaaggaaaaaacaTTATCCTAAACAGATCAAGGATATAGacaaaaattacataataataattcaaaatattcaaacataatGAAAATAAGTTCAAGACAGAAAACCAAAACTTCAACATAAAACACAACAATAAGAAAATATCATAAAGGAAACAAAAAATGTacgaaaatatgaataaatgtTACAACATTTATAGATCTAGACTAAAAAGGAACAACCAAAAAAGAAACTCACGGTGAAGTGGAATCATCAACGGTATCAGCAACAAGGAAGGAAGAACCACCGATCTTGAGTTCAGCTGAAAGAATGAGAGGAGTCTCTTGATCAGCCTTACGCTTAGGGTTCAAAGTACGACTAACCTCTTCAGCACCAAACGCAGCCTTATAGAAAGAAACAGCGTCGTTTGCTTTTTGAGCTTCAATGAACAGCTGAGGTTTCAAAGCCACAAACGACACCGCAGGAGCTGCGTTTTCGGAAACACCGTTTTGAGCATCTTGTTGAGCCATTGTTGAAGACGAAAAAGGAACCCTAGGAGAGAGAAAAGAGGAAGTTGaaggagaaaatgaaaagaGTGTGAAGGATATTGTTGTGGTGGGACAGTGTTTATATAAAGGTTAGAAGCGGGGGAGTGGAAACGTTTCGAGGGTAAAATGGGAAATGAGAAAAAGTTAACATTGTAGTGGTTAGTACATTACTTTACCACTTTTCAAATGGATAGAAAAACAGGAAGAAGGATTTGAATCGTTTATCTTGTTTTTTTTGCAGTAATTGAAGTTTTGTGTGGTTTAGTATTTTTAACTtcattaaacaaataataatatttattaactaatgtacaaaaatattaatatttagtttcggtaaaatagaatttatacacttatattaatagttaaaaattaaattattattgcaAGAAGATTGGAAGAAGAGAAACATTTCGGTTAAGAATATTAGTAGTTGAATTCACTTTTCGATAACTGGAAACAAAAATCGCCCCTGGTTCTTAGTTGAATTTACGATGCGACGACATTGAGAACCCAACGGTTTTgaattacataatttattaaagtactttttaataaaatattattttatattgaatgaTATGAATATATACAGATCGTTAATATAAAGTAATTTTATAGCATTCTGTAGAGCCGACCCAAGAGAGGCAACTATAAAGCCTTTGATTTAAACCtcgtcaaaaaatatttttttatcatacttTTATAAGATATAAAGGCAgctaaaaatatctttttattttatttttataagatataaagacccaataatatattataaaaggtCTTTTAATATACCAGAAAAACCTAaacaaagttttaatttttaatttttgctaTTAACCAaccaaatttatataaattgaaaaatattagttagaaattATGAGACAAAAGTGAACACATTGATCATAAGAGAAATATTAGTTACAAATTAAGATATCATAAAACGCTAACATGAGTTATTGGAGGATAGTATACacactattttcttcttcaactaaaaaataaaaatttttacATGAGTTCTTGATGTTGTTATAGAACAGTTAAAATatcgtattttattttttgaaaaatacagaggaaaatagatttgaaaatactattaattctactaaagaaattttctataattattaaataaaatattaataatttatttattaatttttgaaaatgtcATGTCTAATAGTTTCGCTTTAGGCATCATAATATGTTGTCCCGGTCCTATgtgcaataataataaatcaaattgtgatttttgcctattttataattatttaaaaagattattttttatttaattttaattaaatattaatataaaattaatttacactataatgtatttattttttagcaaTTACATTggttaaattgaattttttcttgcaaaaaaataattattttatgggTACTAACTTGTTTTTAACACGTAACTGATTTTTTAACAcctaacttttttttaacacGAACTAGTTTTCTCTTCCTTAATAAAaaataggttaaattacatttgtggtcctttaacttaatttcaggtaacgttttagtcttttatcttttttttttccgacttggtcctttattttaattttaagcgacaatttgatattttatgttttaaaatttcaacaatattattcttttttatacaaaaattcaaaaaaaaattcaatcaaaattacatttataattttttaacaaaaaataaattaaatataaatttttaagcgttaaaaacttaaaaaaaatcatatttaattcgTCCTTTATTAAAATCTTCTAAATTTTTTGGGAAAGATTCTTAAAATGTTCTAATCATGAATACAAACTATTATTAAAAAGTTCAGACAATAAACACCGATTGATTAAAAAGCAATGACCAttgtttgaataaatattttagagagactaaaattaaaatatagtatatTTATAGGGACAAAAAATGTATTcaacacaatttttaataaaaattatttgaggaagaatttaaattttattgtgtaTAGTATGAAATGATGGAGAAAAATGAATTGCAAAggtcaaaatataatttaataaaatatcatgtgat from Cicer arietinum cultivar CDC Frontier isolate Library 1 chromosome 3, Cicar.CDCFrontier_v2.0, whole genome shotgun sequence encodes:
- the LOC101499852 gene encoding uncharacterized protein At5g48480; translated protein: MAQQDAQNGVSENAAPAVSFVALKPQLFIEAQKANDAVSFYKAAFGAEEVSRTLNPKRKADQETPLILSAELKIGGSSFLVADTVDDSTSPVKVGGNGVVFCLETEDIEGAIAHAVGAGAVVDGEVVEFEGACGGGRVGKVKDQYGYVWEIYSSTKKVADVDV